The following proteins are encoded in a genomic region of Alteromonadaceae bacterium 2753L.S.0a.02:
- a CDS encoding diaminohydroxyphosphoribosylaminopyrimidine deaminase/5-amino-6-(5-phosphoribosylamino)uracil reductase yields the protein MEFDSRDREYMSRALQLAARGMNTTTPNPRVGCVIVKNDRVIGEGYHRKAGEGHAEVNAVASVADASELQGASVYVTLEPCVHIGKTGPCCDTLISAGVSRVIYGMEDPNPQVAGAGLEKLEDAGIKVQGPLLEEEALALNVGFVKRMRTGLPFVRCKLAMSLDGRTAMASGESKWITGPSAREDVQHLRARSCAILTGVDSVLLDDPLLTVRLPDSERQPMRVIVDTELRVDPNAEIFKQPGTTLVATCNSDAALSSTLSCWPLPERNGRVDLRVLLQELAKRGCNEVLLETGATLAGAFVAAGLVDELIVYVAAKLMGSEARPLLDLPIKTMGAALALSIKDVRAVGPDWRITAVPDPES from the coding sequence ATGGAGTTTGATTCCCGCGATAGAGAATACATGAGTCGTGCGCTGCAATTGGCCGCGCGCGGCATGAACACAACCACACCCAACCCTCGCGTGGGTTGTGTCATCGTTAAAAATGACCGCGTTATTGGAGAAGGCTACCATCGCAAAGCGGGTGAGGGCCACGCTGAGGTAAACGCCGTGGCAAGCGTCGCCGATGCCAGTGAATTGCAGGGCGCGAGTGTGTACGTCACTTTGGAGCCCTGCGTGCACATCGGCAAAACCGGACCCTGCTGCGATACCCTGATTTCGGCGGGTGTGAGTCGCGTTATTTACGGTATGGAAGATCCGAATCCCCAAGTGGCTGGCGCGGGTCTGGAAAAGCTTGAGGACGCCGGTATAAAGGTGCAGGGTCCGCTTCTGGAAGAAGAAGCGCTCGCTTTGAATGTCGGCTTCGTAAAACGCATGCGCACTGGCCTGCCGTTTGTGCGCTGCAAATTGGCGATGAGCCTCGATGGCCGCACGGCGATGGCCAGTGGCGAGAGTAAGTGGATTACCGGGCCGAGCGCCCGTGAAGATGTGCAGCATTTACGTGCCCGCTCCTGCGCGATACTGACAGGCGTCGATTCCGTGCTGCTTGATGACCCTCTGTTAACGGTGCGTCTCCCCGACAGTGAAAGGCAGCCCATGCGCGTTATTGTCGACACCGAGTTGCGGGTTGATCCCAATGCCGAGATTTTTAAACAACCGGGAACCACGCTGGTGGCTACCTGTAACAGCGATGCGGCACTCTCCAGTACTCTGAGTTGTTGGCCGCTTCCAGAGCGCAACGGGCGGGTCGATTTGCGAGTGTTACTGCAGGAATTGGCCAAACGGGGTTGCAATGAGGTTCTGCTGGAAACCGGCGCCACGCTTGCCGGGGCTTTCGTTGCGGCGGGCCTGGTGGACGAGCTAATCGTTTACGTGGCCGCTAAACTCATGGGCAGTGAGGCGCGTCCACTACTCGACTTGCCCATAAAAACCATGGGCGCGGCACTGGCATTAAGCATTAAGGATGTCCGTGCGGTCGGGCCAGACTGGCGGATAACGGCTGTTCCCGATCCCGAATCATAA
- a CDS encoding transcriptional repressor NrdR gives MHCPFCNQTDTKVIDSRLVADGAQVRRRRECQACHERFTTFEAAELLMPKVIKQDGTREPFDEQKLRNGLQRALEKRPVSVEAIESALHNVRHYLQALGEREVKSLVIGEKVMEELRNLDQVAYVRFASVYRSFQDISEFRAEIDRLQENPESYEP, from the coding sequence ATGCACTGCCCCTTCTGTAATCAAACCGATACCAAAGTTATTGACTCCCGCCTGGTGGCCGACGGTGCGCAGGTGCGCCGACGTCGCGAGTGTCAGGCTTGCCATGAGCGTTTTACAACCTTTGAGGCGGCGGAACTGCTTATGCCGAAGGTCATCAAACAGGACGGCACCCGCGAGCCTTTCGATGAACAGAAATTACGCAATGGCTTGCAGCGCGCCCTCGAAAAACGCCCGGTTAGCGTGGAGGCGATTGAATCGGCTTTACACAATGTGCGGCACTATCTTCAGGCGCTCGGCGAACGTGAAGTGAAATCGCTGGTGATTGGGGAGAAAGTGATGGAAGAATTGCGAAATCTCGATCAGGTGGCCTATGTGCGTTTTGCGTCGGTGTACCGCAGTTTTCAAGATATCAGTGAGTTTCGTGCTGAAATTGATCGCCTTCAGGAAAATCCTGAAAGCTACGAACCCTAG
- a CDS encoding riboflavin synthase alpha chain: MFTGIVETIGEIVSLEKRSGDVRLQVRAASMSWGDVDLGDSIATNGVCLTAVALPGDGFVADVSVETLSLTTVGQWQAGSNVNLEKALTPQSRLGGHIVSGHVDGIGEVVKREPDARSERFTLRAPKALAKYIAHKGSITVDGTSLTVNQVSGDQFELNIVPHTLERTIIGDYRPGTKVNLEVDVIARYLERLLMGDKAAEADSNATLSESFLAENGYLK, translated from the coding sequence ATGTTTACCGGAATTGTTGAAACCATCGGCGAAATTGTTTCGCTGGAAAAACGCAGTGGTGATGTGCGCTTGCAGGTGCGCGCTGCAAGTATGAGCTGGGGTGATGTTGACTTGGGTGATTCCATTGCCACCAATGGCGTTTGTCTTACGGCCGTTGCCTTGCCGGGCGATGGTTTTGTTGCCGATGTTTCGGTCGAAACCTTGAGCCTCACAACGGTGGGGCAATGGCAAGCGGGTAGCAACGTTAATTTGGAGAAAGCACTTACACCACAATCGCGCCTCGGCGGCCATATTGTAAGCGGTCATGTTGATGGCATTGGCGAAGTGGTCAAGCGCGAGCCCGATGCGCGCTCCGAACGTTTCACGCTGCGTGCCCCCAAGGCTTTGGCAAAATACATTGCCCATAAGGGCTCGATTACCGTCGACGGCACCAGTCTTACGGTTAACCAGGTTTCTGGCGATCAGTTTGAGCTCAATATTGTGCCCCACACGCTCGAGCGTACCATTATTGGAGATTACCGGCCGGGAACTAAGGTGAATCTTGAGGTCGATGTGATTGCTCGCTATCTTGAGCGTTTGCTGATGGGGGATAAGGCTGCAGAAGCCGATAGCAATGCTACCCTCAGTGAAAGCTTTTTAGCTGAAAATGGATATCTGAAATAG